Genomic segment of Populus trichocarpa isolate Nisqually-1 chromosome 12, P.trichocarpa_v4.1, whole genome shotgun sequence:
gATTTTTCAGGTGGAATTGAATTTAAAgggtatttgaaaatataataataattattttttaaagtatttttattttaaaattcatcaaaataatattgttttttgtctcattatttcaaaataattcaaaaatatatattaataaataatatttaataaaaaaaattaaaatttaaaataaacacagTTTAAAATGCAATTCTAAATAGTAGCTTATCTAGCTATCCGTACATGGCCATCATTGGAAccgaaaagaagaagaagcatgggTCTGGTCATCGTTATATTCATCCCCTGGGCACCATAGTCATCTCCTCATCATAGtaaaaatcatgaaagaaaataactaTCTAGATAGTGGTCTAatagtaaaaatttaaaattaaaaggtttaTTCCTTCTATTgtctcagattcgagccctatggttgctcatatgatggccactagaggtttacatggttgttaatttcagggtctGTAGAAatagtcgaggtgtgcgcaagctgACCTGGATACCtgcgttaaactaaaaaaataaaaaaataaaaaaaaatgcttaggGTGTCTTAATTATCTTAAACAAAATTTtgggaaaagaaaggaaataaaagaaaagcaaggtCCAGAAAGGCATAAACGGACGATCCAAAGGAGAAcccttttccttctctctctactTGTTTCTTCCTCTCTCCACAGCTATATCTACAGAGAGAATCACCAACACTAAAATCAATACATAAAAACTTATAGTAATCTAATAAAGTAAAAGCTACTCTTTCTGTTTGTCTTCTTTTATCATTCCTGTAAAGATAATCCTCAGCTGGGTTATCTCTTTAACATCTAATTGAAATTGTATAGACAACGGAAACCAGGCAGGTATgtggctttttttcttttttttgtgtgtttttcttttatgggtTTCTTTAGAATTTTTACTTCTGTAATAAAAATTGTGACTTGATTGGTTTCTGATAAAAACTTGTGAAATTTACAGAGAAATCTGAAGAAAAGAAGGCATctgtttgtgttttggataCAAAGAGAGAGGGGAGGGGGGGCCTAGTGTTTGTCTGTTTGGTTGACTGATCATGGCTGTTGCCGAGAATGCTGGGGTTAGGAATGGAACTACTGGTCAAAACTTTGACAACACTGTAGTGTCATCAGAGACGAAAGATCTTGAGAGATCATCATCAAAACCCAGAAATGAACCAGTGGTGGCTAACAACACTAAAGACTCAAACTTTCAAGGCCAAAACAATGATCATCAGAGTATTAATGGCATGTCTGGTGAGACCGGGGGTTTAAGCAATGGAAAGACTAATGGGCCACAGATGCAAAATGGGTTTGATATGAACCAGTCTGGTGGCTATGGGGATGATCAGATTCATCATCAAAGGGCTAAATCTAACGGGGTTAATGATATGAATGATTTGGTGGAGATGCTGTCAAAGCTGAATCCTATGGCTGAAGAGTTTGTGCCTCCTTCACTAGCTAATCATCCTGGATTTTTTGGTAACGGCTTTGGCTTTAATGCTAACAATTTTCTAGTGCAAATTAATAATGGGATTGCCAATGGACAGACTAATAGAAGGGTATGTGTTATTTTCctcttgtttcttgtttttttggttgttgtcATGTGATTGCGGATAAAATGGGtacttttttctgttttgactGTTGCTTTTTTGTGGTTGCTGCTGAAATGGAATAGACTGATTAGAGTTTGTTGCTTTTATTTATCTCTGCTAATTTTGGTTACAGAAGAAGAACAGCTATAATCAAGGGAGGCGAAGGATGAACAACAGGACAAGTATGGCTCAGCGAGATGAGATAATCAAGAGGACTGTATATGTTTCAGACATTGATCAACAGGTAAGAAGTTGCATTTGGCTCTGGTATTATCTTCcccatttagattttttatgccTTCATTGTTGTTTGTATGCTGATTTTGGGATCATTGTTTCCATGTGATGGTATATAGGTTACTGAAGAGCAACTTGCAGGTCTCTTTATTCATTGCGGACAGGTATATGGCCATGGTCTTGTTTTCTCTCACATGTGCCTTTTTCATCTTGTTAACTGCTGATAGTGGATTGTGTTTCTTATTGATTTCCTCTCGTTTTCTGGGACAAAGGTTGTTGACTGTCGTATATGTGGTGACCCTAACTCTGTTCTACGTTTTGCCTTCGTCGAGTTTACTGATGAAGGTAATTTCAAAAGCTCACATATCTTTTTTTCCTCAGTGGATGAGCGTAGCTATTTAACAATCAAATGTGCTTGCAGAAGGTGCAAGGACTGCATTAAGTTTGTCAGGGACTGTTCTTGGATTTTACCCGCTAAGAGTGCTGCCATCAAAAACTGCAATCGCACCGGTTAACCCAACATTTTTGCCAAGGGTGAGGACTTTCTCGGGTGCAATGGatggtttttttcaataacCAATCATCACTTTAGAAACCTGATCAATTGAATGGTGCCTGTCTTAAATTTCTCATTCATTACCTTGCTGACATTATCATGATCCTCAGTCTGAAGATGAGCGCGAGATGTGTGCAAGGACTGTTTATTGTACAAATATTGACAAAAAGGTAATATTGGAAGATACATGATGTGTGCTAATGTTTTTAAGAGCTATATCTGGAACATGtttcctaatttatttaatttctatgaaTGTAGATTACCCAGGCAGATGTCAGGCTCTTCTTTGAATCCTTTTGCGGAGAGGTTTGTAGTGGGATGTATAACAAAATTGCAAACA
This window contains:
- the LOC7496426 gene encoding polyadenylate-binding protein-interacting protein 10 isoform X2 → MAVAENAGVRNGTTGQNFDNTVVSSETKDLERSSSKPRNEPVVANNTKDSNFQGQNNDHQSINGMSGETGGLSNGKTNGPQMQNGFDMNQSGGYGDDQIHHQRAKSNGVNDMNDLVEMLSKLNPMAEEFVPPSLANHPGFFGNGFGFNANNFLVQINNGIANGQTNRRKNSYNQGRRRMNNRTSMAQRDEIIKRTVYVSDIDQQVTEEQLAGLFIHCGQVVDCRICGDPNSVLRFAFVEFTDEEGARTALSLSGTVLGFYPLRVLPSKTAIAPVNPTFLPRSEDEREMCARTVYCTNIDKKITQADVRLFFESFCGEVHRLRLLGDYHHSTRIAFVEFAVAESAIAALNCSGAVLGSLPIRVSPSKTPVRPRLPRPPFN
- the LOC7496426 gene encoding polyadenylate-binding protein-interacting protein 11 isoform X1 gives rise to the protein MAVAENAGVRNGTTGQNFDNTVVSSETKDLERSSSKPRNEPVVANNTKDSNFQGQNNDHQSINGMSGETGGLSNGKTNGPQMQNGFDMNQSGGYGDDQIHHQRAKSNGVNDMNDLVEMLSKLNPMAEEFVPPSLANHPGFFGNGFGFNANNFLVQINNGIANGQTNRRKKNSYNQGRRRMNNRTSMAQRDEIIKRTVYVSDIDQQVTEEQLAGLFIHCGQVVDCRICGDPNSVLRFAFVEFTDEEGARTALSLSGTVLGFYPLRVLPSKTAIAPVNPTFLPRSEDEREMCARTVYCTNIDKKITQADVRLFFESFCGEVHRLRLLGDYHHSTRIAFVEFAVAESAIAALNCSGAVLGSLPIRVSPSKTPVRPRLPRPPFN